The Paenibacillus polymyxa M1 DNA segment CATGCATCTGGCAAGATAGTTTTGATGTACGTGAAAATGTGCCTCCAGGTCTTTATTCGTGATGGCATTTCTGTAGTTTTGTTTTAAGAATATTTCGATTTGTTCAGCTAACTTGGAGGAACTGCTTTTGTAATTCTCATCATATTCCAAACTCTGAAAAATATTCACAAATGTTTGTTGAGTCTCCCATAGAGCCAGCTTTCGAGTTTTTAAAGTAGAGGCTAGTAAATAGTCCAATTTGGAGAACAGCTCATGGGGATTAATTAGTTTTTGATATTTGGGTAGATGGATGGTGGTATGTTCTGAGTGAAAATGTAGCTCAGGAATGGGGGTGCTAGGGATAATAAGATTCGGCGAGGATTGGGCGCACCACATACTATTAGTTTGAAAATGAAACCAGTAAAAGGAGGTTTGTTCTGTACATGCCTCTATGGGGAAATGGTGCTTATCCGGC contains these protein-coding regions:
- a CDS encoding helix-turn-helix transcriptional regulator → MSKTDFLSFLVPPLPYFIEGNFTTYQKGDWHPNRYHLGYFDVIIIKEGLLHIGEEDESWKITENHALILEPDKHHFPIEACTEQTSFYWFHFQTNSMWCAQSSPNLIIPSTPIPELHFHSEHTTIHLPKYQKLINPHELFSKLDYLLASTLKTRKLALWETQQTFVNIFQSLEYDENYKSSSSKLAEQIEIFLKQNYRNAITNKDLEAHFHVHQNYLARCMKATFQRTPLEYLMDYRLDQGRSLLLQTDWSIQQITEETGFSQASYFSKCFKERFGMSPKNYRQQYWKPAN